One Planctomycetaceae bacterium DNA window includes the following coding sequences:
- a CDS encoding putative sugar nucleotidyl transferase, whose product MRYLLFEDELTDDLSPLTLLRPSFELVCGRDCLRRRVERWFPGAHWGVWVRSHLVAVYREQFPDAHVNQLNWLQHHSTLLMNGRWLPDARIDPSQLDLDSAGFIDGHLAWIALAPEELSLLTEQDFSSTLLLLARSRRVVEAGGSIIRYPWDLVSRNSTQLVRDFRDEGLSQSTSSPQVVILGDPQDVYISESARIDPFVVIDATSGPVSIDRDAEVQAFTRIDGPCHIGRGARVYRAMIRGGTTVGAYCRVGGEIEESILHSYVNKYHEGFLGHSYVCPWVNLGAMTSTSDLKSDYSCVRVPLKGKSIDSQMMKVGSFIGDHTKTAIDSMFNTGSSIGIMAMVLPGGRLLPRHIPSFCNISFGELAADWPLENSLASAAIAMQRRDQTLTAAMETLIRTVYLQTEAERDAAMERARQRRSVM is encoded by the coding sequence ATGCGTTATTTACTTTTCGAAGATGAACTCACCGACGATTTGTCTCCTCTGACGCTGCTGCGACCTTCGTTTGAGCTGGTGTGCGGTCGTGATTGCCTTCGGCGCCGAGTGGAACGATGGTTCCCCGGTGCTCACTGGGGTGTTTGGGTCCGATCGCATTTGGTGGCGGTTTACCGAGAGCAGTTTCCTGATGCTCACGTCAACCAGTTGAACTGGCTGCAGCATCACTCGACGTTGCTGATGAATGGACGCTGGTTGCCGGATGCCAGAATTGATCCCTCCCAACTGGACCTCGACAGCGCCGGATTTATCGATGGACATCTTGCGTGGATTGCACTTGCCCCGGAAGAATTGAGCCTGCTTACCGAACAGGACTTCAGCTCCACGCTGCTCTTGCTGGCCCGAAGTCGACGCGTTGTCGAAGCAGGTGGCAGCATTATCCGTTATCCATGGGACCTGGTCAGTCGGAACTCTACGCAGCTGGTTCGAGATTTCCGGGACGAAGGGCTTTCTCAATCCACAAGTAGTCCTCAGGTTGTGATTCTGGGAGATCCGCAGGACGTCTATATTTCAGAATCAGCGAGGATCGATCCGTTTGTTGTGATCGATGCAACATCCGGACCTGTGTCTATCGACCGCGATGCCGAAGTGCAGGCATTCACGCGTATTGATGGGCCCTGTCATATCGGTAGAGGGGCAAGAGTCTACCGTGCGATGATTCGAGGCGGCACAACGGTCGGAGCGTACTGTCGTGTTGGTGGCGAAATCGAAGAGTCGATTCTTCATAGCTACGTGAACAAATACCACGAGGGGTTCCTTGGCCACAGCTACGTTTGCCCCTGGGTGAATCTTGGTGCAATGACATCTACCTCTGACCTGAAGAGCGACTACAGTTGTGTACGCGTTCCTCTGAAAGGTAAATCCATCGATTCACAGATGATGAAGGTCGGTTCGTTTATCGGCGACCATACAAAAACTGCCATCGACAGCATGTTCAATACGGGCAGTTCCATAGGCATTATGGCGATGGTGCTTCCCGGAGGTCGGCTTCTGCCACGTCATATCCCTTCATTCTGTAACATAAGTTTCGGCGAACTGGCTGCTGACTGGCCGCTGGAAAACAGCCTTGCCTCCGCTGCAATTGCCATGCAGCGAAGAGACCAGACTCTGACCGCTGCCATGGAAACCCTGATTCGCACAGTCTACCTGCAAACTGAAGCGGAACGCGATGCTGCGATGGAAAGAGCCAGGCAACGTCGCAGCGTGATGTGA
- a CDS encoding ABC transporter permease encodes MGTENEIKQQWASNARHIMTDDASNPGALSQQIALKRSGRSDVPFFLVMGGLSSCFIVLIVLMLAADLLFTSVADFKEALLKPEIQQAFRLTLLSCSISALLSVWVAVPLGYLLSRYQFPGRWVVDTLVDIPVVLPPLVLGLSLLILFHLKINGWELETWLRQDLHYPVTYQVRAVILAQFSVACAFAVRTMRVTFDQINPRAEDVARTLGCTRSQAFLRVALPQAWRGIMAAGTIAWARAMGEFGPILVFAGATRMRTEVLSTTVFLELSIGNLNAAVAVSLLMVLMASIVLLILRGLGTRLTA; translated from the coding sequence ATGGGAACAGAAAATGAAATCAAACAGCAGTGGGCATCGAACGCAAGGCACATCATGACCGATGACGCATCGAATCCAGGTGCCTTATCGCAGCAAATTGCTCTGAAGCGAAGTGGCCGATCTGATGTCCCGTTCTTTCTTGTGATGGGCGGATTATCGTCCTGCTTTATCGTCCTGATTGTCCTGATGCTCGCCGCAGATCTGCTGTTTACTTCGGTGGCTGATTTCAAAGAGGCGTTGTTGAAGCCGGAAATCCAGCAGGCGTTTCGGCTGACGCTGCTGTCCTGCTCTATATCCGCATTGTTGTCCGTTTGGGTGGCAGTTCCACTCGGATACCTGCTGTCCAGATATCAGTTTCCCGGCCGCTGGGTTGTGGACACGCTTGTTGATATTCCTGTCGTACTGCCGCCGCTCGTTTTGGGGTTAAGCCTGCTGATTCTGTTTCACTTAAAGATCAACGGGTGGGAGCTGGAAACCTGGTTGCGGCAAGACCTTCATTATCCGGTCACGTATCAGGTTCGCGCGGTGATTCTGGCACAGTTCAGCGTGGCGTGTGCCTTTGCGGTTCGAACGATGCGTGTTACTTTTGATCAAATTAACCCGCGGGCAGAAGATGTGGCGAGAACTCTCGGATGCACTCGCAGTCAGGCGTTCTTGCGTGTCGCATTGCCTCAGGCATGGCGCGGGATCATGGCCGCTGGAACAATTGCCTGGGCAAGAGCTATGGGGGAATTCGGTCCCATCCTGGTGTTTGCCGGCGCGACACGAATGCGGACAGAAGTCCTGTCTACCACTGTCTTCCTCGAACTCAGCATTGGCAACCTGAACGCGGCTGTGGCAGTTTCGCTGCTGATGGTGCTGATGGCATCGATCGTGTTGCTGATTCTTCGTGGCCTTGGGACAAGGCTGACAGCATGA
- a CDS encoding ABC transporter ATP-binding protein, with amino-acid sequence MIELKDVTIAAGDFRLTQLSFCIETGEHVALMGRTGRGKTTILEAICGLRRIDSGAILIHGVDVTDWSPRDRQVGYVPQDLALFPTLTVREHLAFALEIRKVSASGISERVNELSDLLGIRHLLARRIQGLSGGESQRVALGRALSFRPTVLLLDEPLSALDQETRLEMQTLLQSLKTTAQVTTLHVTHSEEEANLVADRRLILTDGRVMDT; translated from the coding sequence ATGATTGAGCTAAAGGATGTGACAATTGCCGCCGGTGATTTTCGACTCACGCAATTGTCCTTTTGCATTGAAACCGGTGAGCATGTTGCACTGATGGGGCGAACCGGGAGGGGTAAGACTACGATTCTCGAAGCGATTTGCGGCCTGCGCAGGATTGATTCCGGTGCCATCCTGATTCACGGTGTCGACGTAACGGACTGGTCCCCGCGCGACAGGCAGGTTGGATATGTACCTCAGGATCTTGCTTTGTTTCCAACATTAACGGTGCGCGAACACCTCGCCTTTGCACTGGAAATCCGAAAGGTATCTGCTTCGGGAATTTCGGAACGAGTGAACGAACTCTCTGATTTACTTGGCATTCGGCATCTGCTGGCTCGGCGCATCCAGGGACTCAGCGGAGGAGAGTCTCAACGCGTGGCACTGGGGCGTGCTTTATCATTTCGTCCGACGGTGCTGTTGCTCGACGAGCCGCTTAGTGCGTTAGACCAGGAAACTCGACTGGAAATGCAGACGCTGCTTCAATCTCTGAAGACGACGGCGCAGGTCACGACGCTGCATGTAACGCACAGCGAAGAGGAAGCGAATCTGGTGGCTGACAGACGCCTGATTCTTACTGACGGGCGTGTGATGGATACCTGA
- the mgtE gene encoding magnesium transporter, with amino-acid sequence MRDAYQSLIFPDLQLMLQEGDRHGLAEFCEVVHPVKLAEMLEDLETNQVWTVLDQAELELRVEIFENISLRRQAELVETLDSGRLSELLEQMSSDDRVDLLTRIPQERREDILRLIAKAERNDIRRLLSYDEWSAGAIMTTEYASLPANITVRDAIERLRLQAPNSETIYYVYILDDNRHLEGLISLRELILAKPETLLAEIMQRDVVRMRVSDEREAVAQELARYNFLAVPIVDDDDRLVGIVTHDDALDVVQEEATEDAYLQGGVQPLEDAYEETPILTILWKRGIWLVFLSIMALANARVLDHYTGSAGELTALILMFLPLVMASGGNTGSQSATLFIRMIALQPADSGNQSLLREHRDVITREIWVALLLGALLAAIDTVFTLFWFGRSWQEAAVIGGTVVSVVVLGTSFGAVLPLILQRLGLDPAIMSNALIASILDILAVTIFFQIAIYTLS; translated from the coding sequence ATGCGGGATGCCTACCAGTCTCTGATTTTTCCGGACCTGCAGCTGATGCTCCAGGAAGGAGATCGGCACGGCCTGGCAGAATTCTGTGAAGTTGTCCATCCGGTCAAACTCGCCGAGATGCTGGAGGACCTTGAGACCAACCAGGTCTGGACAGTACTGGACCAGGCCGAGCTCGAGCTGCGGGTCGAAATCTTTGAGAATATTTCACTGCGGCGTCAGGCTGAGCTCGTCGAAACACTGGATTCCGGACGTCTGTCTGAGTTGCTGGAACAAATGTCATCGGATGACCGGGTCGACTTGCTGACCCGAATCCCGCAGGAACGCCGCGAAGATATCCTGAGGTTGATTGCCAAGGCAGAACGCAACGATATTCGCCGATTGCTCTCCTACGACGAATGGAGCGCTGGTGCGATCATGACAACGGAGTATGCGTCGCTTCCGGCCAACATCACCGTTCGTGACGCTATCGAGCGTCTTCGACTTCAGGCACCGAACAGCGAGACGATCTACTACGTTTACATTCTCGACGATAATCGGCATCTTGAGGGATTGATATCACTTCGTGAGCTTATCCTGGCAAAGCCAGAAACCCTGCTTGCAGAAATCATGCAACGGGACGTCGTGCGCATGCGAGTCTCGGATGAGCGAGAGGCCGTTGCACAGGAGCTCGCAAGATACAACTTTCTTGCCGTTCCGATTGTGGATGACGACGACAGACTCGTTGGTATCGTGACCCACGACGACGCCCTGGACGTTGTTCAGGAAGAGGCAACAGAAGATGCCTACCTGCAGGGCGGGGTACAGCCGCTCGAAGATGCCTACGAGGAGACACCAATCCTGACCATTCTCTGGAAGCGGGGAATTTGGCTGGTCTTTCTGTCAATTATGGCGCTGGCGAACGCAAGGGTACTCGACCACTATACGGGTTCCGCAGGTGAGCTCACGGCGTTGATTCTGATGTTTCTCCCGCTGGTCATGGCGAGCGGTGGAAATACCGGTTCTCAATCAGCGACCTTGTTCATCCGCATGATTGCACTGCAACCCGCCGATTCCGGAAACCAGTCCCTCCTTCGCGAACACAGAGACGTCATCACGCGTGAAATCTGGGTCGCCCTGCTTCTTGGTGCGTTACTTGCAGCCATCGATACCGTCTTCACGCTGTTCTGGTTCGGACGGAGCTGGCAGGAAGCGGCCGTTATCGGTGGTACCGTGGTCAGTGTAGTAGTGCTCGGAACGTCATTCGGGGCAGTCCTGCCCCTGATATTGCAGCGTCTGGGGTTGGATCCAGCCATCATGTCCAATGCCCTGATTGCATCGATACTCGACATTCTCGCTGTGACGATCTTCTTTCAAATAGCCATCTATACACTGTCCTGA
- the rpsI gene encoding 30S ribosomal protein S9 → MGTGRRKTAVARVRIKEGTGVFTVNGRPVEEFLCVQRDRESVIAPVKAVDKVGQVDIHVRVNGGGTTGQTGAIILGIARALQGMNEAWHHTLATAGFLTRDDRMVERKKYGKRKARRSYQFSKR, encoded by the coding sequence ATGGGAACCGGCCGACGAAAGACGGCAGTCGCCCGAGTTCGCATCAAAGAGGGAACAGGTGTCTTCACGGTCAACGGCCGTCCTGTTGAAGAATTCCTCTGCGTGCAGCGCGACCGGGAGAGCGTAATTGCCCCGGTAAAGGCCGTTGACAAGGTCGGTCAGGTTGATATCCACGTTCGCGTTAACGGCGGCGGAACAACCGGCCAGACTGGTGCTATCATCCTTGGTATCGCTCGTGCTCTGCAGGGCATGAACGAAGCCTGGCACCACACACTTGCAACCGCTGGCTTCCTGACTCGAGATGACCGAATGGTCGAACGTAAGAAGTACGGCAAGCGGAAAGCTCGTCGAAGCTACCAGTTCTCGAAACGCTAG
- the rplM gene encoding 50S ribosomal protein L13, producing the protein MLALGKTWMAKKEEVCDPDWFVVDADGQIVGRLAVQIATILMGKHKADYTPHVNSGDCVIVTNVERVRFSGGAMQHAEVPYMSTKMGKKSYDRYTGYPGGLRSRTAVEAWQHRPEMILREAVRRMLPKNKLADQMLKRLRLFVGPEHTHQAQQPKPFPAHMLPSTKLQADS; encoded by the coding sequence ATGCTGGCACTCGGCAAAACATGGATGGCAAAGAAAGAAGAAGTGTGTGATCCGGACTGGTTTGTCGTGGATGCCGACGGTCAGATCGTTGGTCGTCTTGCCGTCCAGATCGCAACGATCCTGATGGGGAAACACAAGGCCGACTACACTCCACACGTCAACTCAGGTGACTGTGTAATTGTAACAAATGTCGAACGAGTCCGTTTCAGCGGCGGTGCAATGCAGCACGCAGAAGTGCCGTACATGTCCACGAAGATGGGCAAGAAGAGCTACGACCGGTACACCGGATATCCGGGTGGCCTTCGCTCTCGAACCGCGGTTGAAGCCTGGCAGCACCGTCCGGAAATGATTCTTCGGGAAGCTGTTCGCCGGATGCTTCCGAAGAACAAGCTCGCGGATCAAATGCTGAAGCGTCTGCGCCTTTTCGTTGGCCCCGAGCATACGCATCAGGCACAACAGCCCAAGCCTTTTCCAGCACACATGCTGCCATCGACCAAATTGCAGGCTGACTCCTGA